DNA from Bacteroides zoogleoformans:
TATATATGAGAGTGACAACGTCGCATATGCGAGACTACTAACGTCGCATATGCGAGACCACCAACGTCACATATGCGAGACCACCAACGTCACATATGCGAGGCTGCCAACGTCACATATACGAGACCACCAACGTCACATATGCGAAGTCACTAACGTCGCATATGCGAGACTACCGGTGTCGTATATGCGGGGTATTATGGATTAAAGTTTTTGGAAATGCCTTTTGAAGGCATATCAAGGCAGTTCACCGCATTATTTTTCCTTTTCCAGTTCCACCTCGAAACTGGCCGCGTGGCGGCACGTGAAGCGGAGCACCGTCTGCTTCTTGTCCGCTGAGAGCAGGCGGCAATCAGGCGTTTCGGCCACTTTCCACCGCCCTTTCAAGGTGAGGGTGACGGGCATCTCGCCGCTTGCGTGGTCTTTCCACGGGCGGGAATAGATGCTGCGCTCGATGCGTCGGCCGTGCTCGTCGAAAGCCTCGTCCGAAGGGCCTCGGTACAAGGCCAGGTCCGGCTGGCAGACGGTGAGCAGGAGTTTTCCTTCTTCTTCGCGCGTCATCACCAGGCAGCAGGTGTCGGCTTGCAGCAAGGGCCCTTCGGCGGGAAGCAGGCGCGGAGTCTCGAAGAGGACGTACGAAGTCAGCCCCCCGCGGAGGGAGCGGACGATGTGCGCATCGCGGTCTTGGCGCAGAATGCGATAGGAGGGCTTGCGTGCGAAGGCCTTCAGCGAGGCGGCGTCCGTACGCGGCAGTACGGCATATTCATAGCGTGCGCCCTGCGGCGCTTTGCCGTGCTGCAGCACCAGCGACACCCAGTCGCCCCGGGTGGGCTTGTCGCTGCGTTCGCCCACGGTGACTTGCGGGAAGTTGCGTTCGAACCGGGCTTGTTTCATGGAAGATTTTCCAAGGCAATAGCCCGTGCCGTTGGGGTCGATGTAGGTTTGTCCGTCGCTCTTAAAACGGTTCCAGTAGTGGCGTGTTTCGGGGGTGAGGGCGGCCAGCTGGAACACGGTGGTTTCGGTGGGAAATTCGGTGTTGCGGTTCTCGATGTCCGTGCCCAGGCAGACGATGACGTCGTCGAAGAAGTGGAACGACTTGCGCGCGCGGTGCGAGCCGTTGTATTTGTCGTGCTCGTGCAGCTTCATGCCGAAGTTTCCGTTGGTATGTGCCTGAGACAATCCGCCGGCAAAGGCCTCGTCGGAGTAGAGCATCTCCTCCATGCCGGAGAAGGTGTCTACGTTGAGCACACGGGCACGCAGCCGGTCGAAAGGCAGGTGGATGGCCGTAGCGCCGGGAATGCGGTTCCAGTCGAAGCCCCCTTCCTGCCAGCCACTGGTGGCGAGGGTGACCGGTTGATGGGGGTTGCCCGTCAGCAGCTGCATACTGCCGTGAGCCAGGTAGCGCCCGTAGAAGTTGGCCGGCAGGTAATGCTCCGCCGCCCAGAGGTAACGCGAATGTCCGCGCACCACCACGGCCCAGTTGTCTCGCCGCTGTACGGACACGCAGCCGTAGCCCAGCGCCCTGTTTCCTTGCGGGTGGGGTTCGGGGCGGAAGCCTTCGGCCTCGAGGCGTTGCTTCATCTCCCGCTCTTGGCGGGCGGAGGCCTTCGGCAGGTAGTCGGGTGCCTCTTCGTCGGGGACGGAATCATGATCCACCAGGCGGAGGTAGGCGGCCGCCATCTCGGGGTCGCGGGCCTGCCGTCCGTCCGGTGTTCCCGCCAGGGCCATCGTGGCGTATTGCAGGGGAATCAGTTCGCCCTTGCCGTTGGGGTGGCGGCCCGACAGGGAGAGCGGCCACTGCTTGAGGTTGCAGTAGAAGCGCATGGTCAGCAAGACGTTCTTCACCGTGCGGTGAGCCGTTTCGGAGAGCTTGAACTCGGTTCCGCTCAACAGGTATATCATGTTCACGGCCCCTTCCAGTCCGCCCACGGCATAGGCCGGATAGAGGTTGCAGTGATGAAAGCAGGCGCCGTCTGCCTTGAACGAGCCCGCCAGCCCGTCGGCAGGTCGGCAGCCATGGTCCAGCCAGCGCGAGAAGGAGCGCAGGTATTGCAGCTTTTCGGGCGAGTCCTCGCGGATGAGGATGCCGGCCATGCGTCCCTGCAGCTTGGTGTTGAAGGTGTCTATGTCGATGCCGTCCGTCAGGGGCTTGGGATATACCTCGTTGGTGATGGCGTACCAGTTGAGGGTTCGTTGGGCTTCCTCCAGCTTGCCCGCGTCGCGCAGCGCCTCTTTCATCAGGAAGTAAGAGACGAAGAGGCCGCGCATGCTGTATCCGTAGTGGTGAATGTTTCCCCAGCAACTGCCATAGGCTATGCCTTGGTCGGTGGCGTTGTCATACATGGCGAGGAATTTCCGCTTCAGCTCTTCCTTCAGGCCGGGGTCTTCGGCATCGAGGTAGGCTGTGGAGAGGCGCTTCATCAGGTTGAAGTAGTCGCTCAGCTCCACTCCCTGCCGCACGAACATGTCTTTGTCCCAATCGGGCAGCAGACGCTCGTAGGCTTCCGATTGGCGGACGAACCAGATGGGGCGTCCCGTCACTTGGCCGTCTTTATAGGCTATTTGATAGAAATCGTACTTCCGGCGGAGGGTGTTTATCTCCTTTTCCGACAGGGCGGAGGGGGTGTAGAGCATCTCACGGAAGCGTCTTTCCATCTTCCGGATGTCCTGCCGTTGCGCGTCGGTGACGGGCGTCAAGGGGATGTCCGGTTTCCACAGCGAGTGCTCGTAGACCACCAGCCAATGGTTGGTAGTGCCCTTGTTGACGAAAGGCACCTGTACGTCGGGCGTCTGTTGGCGGGCGTCCACCTTTGCGGCGGTCAGCAGGTGGTCGAAGAAGAGTTTGCCCGGTACGTCCGGTGCCACGACGCGCACCTCGTTCATTCCCTCCTCGGGCGTGCCCTGCATGTCGCGCTCGTAGCACACCCACGCCCCTCGCCATCCGGTGAAGTTGATGCCGAAGGGGAAAGAGGCGCATACCCTGCCGTCTTTGAGGAACTCGAACCGGATGGTTTTGTCCTGCGCCTGCTCGTTGTACACCCAGACGATGAAGGCGGAGAGGTACGTGTCTCGTCCGGTAGGGTCTTTCCGCTCGAACTTCAGGTCTTTCTTCACGGAGAGCACGCCGTGGGGTTGGTAGGTCCAGCACAGGCTGCGCCGACCGTCGCGCCGGTGGTCTTCACTGAGCGAGAGTTGCGAGGGAGCCGTGGTGGTAACGAAAGCCGGCACTTGCCCTTCTTCGAAAGAGAGCAGCCGTTCGTGCTTCACGGTTTGTGCCTGTCCGCCCACGGAGCAGAGCGTGCAAAGGAGCGCGGCGGCCCCCGTCTTCCATCGGTTGAATGATTTCATGTCGGAATTACTTTATTGGTGTTTTACAAAGAAATCTCTGTTTTCTGAGATAGAGTGATGCGAATTGTACATAATTATCAATATTTGTTCTGTTCCGGCTTGGTGTTTACACTCAATTTCTTTGATGGAGATGAGAGGAGCAGGTTTTTCTCTTCCGTGTTGCTGACGTATTGTGCAGCTTCTTTGCCGGATTTCACCTTCTCCAGCAGGGCGGAGAGGACCTTTACCTTTTCCGGATAGGCTTCCGCTACATTCTCTTTCTCTGACGGATCGGTTGAAAGTCGGTACAGCTGAGGGATAGGGGCATTGCCCATTTCCATTTTCGTCCAGTATTCCAATGTCGGTTTGTCGCTGGGCTCTATGTACTTCCAGTCTCCCTGAACTATGGAGAGGGTGTTGTTCAGGTTTTGCTGCACGATGTAGGGGCATCCGGTAGTGTCCGTACCCAGAAATGTGTCCAACTGGTCGCGGCTGTCGGGAGCGATGTCCGGCGGTAACGGATGGTTCAACAGTGCGGCAAAGGAGGCATACACGTCTATCATAGAGAAGAGAGCCTGTTGTTTTCCCGGTTTGATGCCTTGAGGCCAGCGCACGATGAAGGGGATGCGTGTACCGGCGTCGAAGGCGCTGTACTTTCCGCCCCGGTAGTGCTTCATCGGAGTGTGTCCGTTCAGCAGCTCGAAGGCTTGGTCTTGATAGCCGTCGTCAATCACGGGGCCGTTGTCGCTGCAAAGCACGAAGATGGTGTTGTCGGAAATGTTCAGGCTGTCCAGTGTGCGCATGATTTCTCCCACTGTCCAGTCCAGTTGCAAGATGACATCTCCGCGAGGGCCCAGACCGCTCTTCCCGGCAAAACGAGGATGGGGCACGCGGGGCACGTGTACGTCCTGCGTGCCCATGTAGAGGAAGAAAGGCTCATTCTTATGGATGTTGATGAAGTCTTTGGCTTTGGCGGTAATCACGTCGGCAATGTCCTCGTCTGTCCAAAGGGCCGATTCGCCTCCTGCCATCCAGCCGATGCGCGGAATGCCGTTGATGATGGTGTTGTTGTGGCCTTGACTGGGTTTCATCTTTATCAGTTCGGGGTTCTCTAATCCGGTGGGGCGGTTGCCCACTTTGTGCTCGTAGTTCACGGTGATAGGGTCGTCGGGGTCGAGCCCCACAACGTGTCCGTTCTCCACAAACACGCAAGGCACGCGGTCTACTGTGGCGGGGATGATGTATTCGTAATCGAAGCCGATGTCGTGCGTGTTCGGTTTGATGAGGCCGTTAAAGTCGGTTCCGCCTTTCGGTCCCAGCCCCAAATGCCATTTACCCACGGCGGCGGTGACATAGCCTTCTTCCTTGAAGAGGTCGGCCATAGTGACGCAGGCGGTGTCGATGATGAGTTCCGAGTTGCCCGGAGCAATGCCCGTGTTCTGCTGTCTCCACGGATACATGCCCGTCAGCAGTCCGAAGCGTGAGGGTGTACTGGTGGAAGAGGTGGCATATGCGTTGGTAAACTGCATGCCTTGTCCGGCCAGACGGTCGATGTTGGGCGTGCTGATTTTGGTAGCGCCATAGCAACTCAGGTCGCCAATGCCCAGGTCATCGGCAATCAGATAGACTATGTTCGGTTTTTGCCGGGCGTGGTCGGTAGCTTCGCCTTTGGTGCGACTTCCGCATCCCGTTGCCAAAACGGCACCGGGTATTAGAGACCATAGGGGAGAAATTTGTTTCATCATATTCTTAGACTTTAGACTCTGAATTTTGAAGACAAAGGTAAAGGGTTTTGTCGATTCCAGATGTGCAAGGAAGTACGTGCAAAAGGCAAAAAAGTACATCACTCCCCTTTGCGGTAAACCAACGGACTCACTTGATACACCTCTTTGAAACATTTGGAGAAGTAGCGTGGAGAGCTGAATCCTATCTTATCCGAAATCTCGGTGACGTTGAGTTCCGGATTGTTACGTAGCATCAGTGCGCCCTTCTTCAGGCGGATGGTGAGGATGAAGTCGTTCGGTGTTTGGCCGGTGATGGCTTTCAGTTTGGTGAAAAGGTTGGTGCGAGCCATCATCATCTCGCGGGCAAAGACGTTGACGTTGAAACTCGTGTCATCCAGATGCTGCTCGATGATGGCGGTGGCACGATCCAGAATCTCCTTGTCGATGGGGTTGGTGGCAAGCATTCGGGCTGTGGCCTGGGGTTGCTTGCTGAACTTCTCTTGCAGGAGGATGCGAGAGTTCACAAGGTTGTTGCAGCGCGAAATGAGCAAGCCGGTGTTGAAAGGCTTGGTTATGTAGTCGTCCGCACCGATGCGCAACCCCTCGATGTTCTGTTCTATGGCGGTACGTGCCGTGAGCAGTACCACGGGGATATGGCAAGTGTTGAAGTCGCTCTTTATCCGCTTGCACAGTTCCGTGCCCGACATGCGGGGCATCACCACGTCGCTCACCACGATGTGGGGCATGTGGTTTTGTACCAGCTCCAGCCCCTCCTCACCGTCGGCGGCCGTCAGCACTTCATAGAAAGGCTTGAAGAGGGCGGCCAGCATCTGGCGGATGGATTCGTTATCTTCCACTATCAGTATTGTGGCATCGGGCAGACGCTTGTTGGGAACGTTTTCCTCTATTTCGGCTTTAAGGAAGGCGTCGTTCTCCGGTAGAGATGTTTCTATCTGTTGCACGCTGTCGGGGTTATTGCTGATTTGCTCTTCGTCGAATTGTGCATTGCCCCGTTGCAGGCTCACGATGAAGCTGGCTCCCTTGCCCGGTTCGCTTTCTACGCGGATGCTTCCGTGATGCAGCTCCACGATGCCCTTGGTCAGTGCCAGTCCGATGCCCGTACCTGTTTTGTCGGCATCGGTGCTGTCCGTGGGGTCTATCTGGTAGAAGCGGTCGAAGATTTTATCGACTTTGTCGGTGTCGATACCGCTTCCGGTATCCGTCACGCGAATAACGATTAGATTCTCTTCGCTCCTGATGCTGAGGGTGATACAGCCTTCGGCTTTGGTGTGCTTGAAGGCGTTGGACAGCAGGTTGTTTATCACTTTCTGCATCTGTTTCTGGTCATACCACACTTCCATCTCGTCCGTCTCTTTCTCAAACAGGAAGTCGATTTGCTTGGTCGAGGCATATTCAAGGAAGAGGAGGTAGTTCTCGTAGAGGAAGTCTACGATGTTGTGCGGGCTTACCTTTATCTTCATGTGTCCCTGCTCCTGCTTGCGGAAGTCCAGCAGTTCGGTGATAAGCTCGCGCAGTTGTATGCTGTTTTTGTATATGCTCAACACCTTATTATATATGCCGGGGGTGAAGTTCTGCAATTGCATCAGCGTCTCCACCTGCGCCACGATGAGAGTCAGTGGAGTGCGGAACTCGTGCGAAATGTTGGTGAAAAAGCGTAGCTTCGACTGGTTCAGCGTCTCCACATCGCGTATGTGCTTCTGTTCGTACTTCAGCGATTCGCGCAGCTTGATTCTCGTCTTGTACGTGCGTACCAAATACCAGAGCAGGCCTCCCGTCACCAATAAGTAGAGTAGGTAGGCAAGAGGCGTCTTGTAGTAGGGCGGCAGCACGCGGATGGTCAGGCTCACCTGCGGGCATAGGCTTTCGTCCTTGCCGCTGGGCTTGATGAGCAGTGTATAGGTGCCGGCATTCAGATTGGTGTAGGTAATGTTATTCAGGCCGCGCGTGCTGTTCCAGTCATTGGAGAATCCCTCTAATTTGTAGATGATGTCGTCCTTGTTGGCCGCCACGTAGTTGGAGGTGGCAAATTCGATACTGAACATCGACTGGTCGGCGTTCAGCGTAATCTCCCGCGTGCAGCTGAGCGCTTTTTCCAGGATGCCGGTTTCATCTCCTACTTGTATCTCGTCACCGTTCACAATGAGGCGTGAGAGTATGATGTTGTAGGGTTTCGGCGTGAAGTTCAGTTCAGTTTCGTGAAAAGAAATCATGCCTTGCGTTCCTCCAAGGAATATCTCGCCGTCACGAGTCACACAGAGGGCATTTTCATTGACGGACGTCAATGGAAATCCGTTTTCTGCGCTGTAGTTCCTGAACCGCCTGCTGTTCTGGTCGAAGATGGAGAAGCCCTCGTTGGTGATGATCAGCAATTGTCCGCTGGTGGGCGACTGGCACACTTCGTAGATACAGTCGCTGGCGAGGCCGTTTTGCTCTTGGTCGAAGTTTTCGAAGTCGTTGCTCGAGGGATGATATAGATCCAGTCCACTGCCCGAAGTGGCAAACCAAAGGTTTCCCTTACTATCTTGCATGATGTTGTTCACATTGTTGTTGCTGATGCTGTGCGGATGAGCAGAGTCGTGCCGGTAGTTCGTCAGCTGTCCGCTGTCGAAACGGTAGCTGAACACGCCCTCCCCGGTGGCGGCTATCCAAAGGGTTCCTTTGTCATCGAAAGTGATGTCGGCCACCATCTTGATACTGCGCCCCTCCTTACTGTCTTTGAAGAGTTGGCGGCACTTCCCGTCGGCCGGATTGAAAAGACAGATGCCGTTTTGTGTGGCCACAATCAGCGAGTCCCGATAGGGCGCAATATCGCGTATAATGTCCGAGGGAAGCGACTCCGTATTGCCGGGATTTGTCCGATAGTGAGTGAAA
Protein-coding regions in this window:
- a CDS encoding chondroitinase family polysaccharide lyase; the protein is MKSFNRWKTGAAALLCTLCSVGGQAQTVKHERLLSFEEGQVPAFVTTTAPSQLSLSEDHRRDGRRSLCWTYQPHGVLSVKKDLKFERKDPTGRDTYLSAFIVWVYNEQAQDKTIRFEFLKDGRVCASFPFGINFTGWRGAWVCYERDMQGTPEEGMNEVRVVAPDVPGKLFFDHLLTAAKVDARQQTPDVQVPFVNKGTTNHWLVVYEHSLWKPDIPLTPVTDAQRQDIRKMERRFREMLYTPSALSEKEINTLRRKYDFYQIAYKDGQVTGRPIWFVRQSEAYERLLPDWDKDMFVRQGVELSDYFNLMKRLSTAYLDAEDPGLKEELKRKFLAMYDNATDQGIAYGSCWGNIHHYGYSMRGLFVSYFLMKEALRDAGKLEEAQRTLNWYAITNEVYPKPLTDGIDIDTFNTKLQGRMAGILIREDSPEKLQYLRSFSRWLDHGCRPADGLAGSFKADGACFHHCNLYPAYAVGGLEGAVNMIYLLSGTEFKLSETAHRTVKNVLLTMRFYCNLKQWPLSLSGRHPNGKGELIPLQYATMALAGTPDGRQARDPEMAAAYLRLVDHDSVPDEEAPDYLPKASARQEREMKQRLEAEGFRPEPHPQGNRALGYGCVSVQRRDNWAVVVRGHSRYLWAAEHYLPANFYGRYLAHGSMQLLTGNPHQPVTLATSGWQEGGFDWNRIPGATAIHLPFDRLRARVLNVDTFSGMEEMLYSDEAFAGGLSQAHTNGNFGMKLHEHDKYNGSHRARKSFHFFDDVIVCLGTDIENRNTEFPTETTVFQLAALTPETRHYWNRFKSDGQTYIDPNGTGYCLGKSSMKQARFERNFPQVTVGERSDKPTRGDWVSLVLQHGKAPQGARYEYAVLPRTDAASLKAFARKPSYRILRQDRDAHIVRSLRGGLTSYVLFETPRLLPAEGPLLQADTCCLVMTREEEGKLLLTVCQPDLALYRGPSDEAFDEHGRRIERSIYSRPWKDHASGEMPVTLTLKGRWKVAETPDCRLLSADKKQTVLRFTCRHAASFEVELEKEK
- a CDS encoding hybrid sensor histidine kinase/response regulator transcription factor gives rise to the protein MVAIALQGQNISFNHLTTDDGLSQFSVNSLYIDEGGVLWIGTREGLNRYDGKEIQTYKLRKNDPYSLFCNTVLRLTGNENGKIYLLCTEGVAEFNLATRRFTTLLQGNINSIYYKNALFIGKKNEIYRYNEQTGNFDLYYQVPAGGIDIFCMHIDRNHLWIGTTNDGVYRLNLTDKTLAHPIPAGNITSIYCDSRNELWIGSWEEGLHHVKTDGTIETFAYDSKNPHSLSSNFVRACCEDNQGNIWIGTFNGLNRYDKSTGTFQNHTAGDERSEGLTHSSIWCIVKDNQGTLWLGTYFGGVNYFNPEYDIYNRYTYSPIEKKGLSNPVVGRTVEDKYGNLWIGTEGGGLNHYDRFTHEFKWFRPGGPNSISQNNVKALYYDPSKEIIWIGTHLGGLNKLDIRSGRFTHYRTNPGNTESLPSDIIRDIAPYRDSLIVATQNGICLFNPADGKCRQLFKDSKEGRSIKMVADITFDDKGTLWIAATGEGVFSYRFDSGQLTNYRHDSAHPHSISNNNVNNIMQDSKGNLWFATSGSGLDLYHPSSNDFENFDQEQNGLASDCIYEVCQSPTSGQLLIITNEGFSIFDQNSRRFRNYSAENGFPLTSVNENALCVTRDGEIFLGGTQGMISFHETELNFTPKPYNIILSRLIVNGDEIQVGDETGILEKALSCTREITLNADQSMFSIEFATSNYVAANKDDIIYKLEGFSNDWNSTRGLNNITYTNLNAGTYTLLIKPSGKDESLCPQVSLTIRVLPPYYKTPLAYLLYLLVTGGLLWYLVRTYKTRIKLRESLKYEQKHIRDVETLNQSKLRFFTNISHEFRTPLTLIVAQVETLMQLQNFTPGIYNKVLSIYKNSIQLRELITELLDFRKQEQGHMKIKVSPHNIVDFLYENYLLFLEYASTKQIDFLFEKETDEMEVWYDQKQMQKVINNLLSNAFKHTKAEGCITLSIRSEENLIVIRVTDTGSGIDTDKVDKIFDRFYQIDPTDSTDADKTGTGIGLALTKGIVELHHGSIRVESEPGKGASFIVSLQRGNAQFDEEQISNNPDSVQQIETSLPENDAFLKAEIEENVPNKRLPDATILIVEDNESIRQMLAALFKPFYEVLTAADGEEGLELVQNHMPHIVVSDVVMPRMSGTELCKRIKSDFNTCHIPVVLLTARTAIEQNIEGLRIGADDYITKPFNTGLLISRCNNLVNSRILLQEKFSKQPQATARMLATNPIDKEILDRATAIIEQHLDDTSFNVNVFAREMMMARTNLFTKLKAITGQTPNDFILTIRLKKGALMLRNNPELNVTEISDKIGFSSPRYFSKCFKEVYQVSPLVYRKGE